One Candidatus Zixiibacteriota bacterium genomic window, CTACAAGCAGTATATCGACAACCGTCGCTGGGTCGAAAACATCTCCACTAACGACGGGGACTCATCGATCTTTGCCGACCTCGATATGGACCAGATGACCTTTTCCATCTCGACTTCGGTACTGTTAAACCGGAATTTGTCCTTTCAGCTATCGGCCGAGGGTTTGATTTCAGGTCTGGATTATGAAGACCCGCGGTACTATCTCGGAAGCGGGGATTATTCGCCGGTCCTGAACGATGACTACAACTACGATTACAATTACTCGGCGCTTAACTCCACCATGCTGATCAGGTGGGAGTATATGCCGGGCAGCACGCTGTACTGCGTCTGGACCCGGTCGCGACCGGAATATGACGGTTCCGTAAACGACCTGGATCTTTCGCGGGACTTTGATCGTTTCTTTAGTAGAGGAGCACAAAACCTCTTCTTGATCAAAGCTTCGTACTGGCTTAACATGTAGTCAGTAGTAGCGCAGATAAAAAACGGCGTGCTGGAAGGACCCAGCCGTATAGCGCGCCTAAGGGCTGCGGGAGCGATCCTGCAGCCCTTCTGCTTTGATGATTGGATTAGGCTTCATTCCTCGCGCCGATGCTCTGCGTCGGCGCGTCATGTTCGGGCGCTCCGCGCCCTCCCTTGTGTCAGGTTGCAAGCAACCGGACCTACAAAGACTTGGATGGTGTACAAACCGGACATAGGTAACACAATAAACCGGGTACATGGGCAACAAAGTCCCCGAAGGCCGGGGATCCCTGCGATCCCGGCCGGTTTGCTTCTCGTGCTGTATTGACGTGAACCCATCCAAAAGGTAACCAACTCGTCTCACATTCCCTACAAGCTCACAATAATCTTCGTAGGTCGGGACCTTCGTGGTCCCGACGCTGTATGGCAGGTCTCCCCGAGACGTGCCACGGATCGTAGCTGCGGTAACGATGCGGCAGGTCTCGGAGAGACCTGCCCTACAAGGACGACATTCGTGTTGAATCTAACTTCCCACCCCTCGGGTGGGATTTGCGAAGCGAAGTTGAGACAACAACATCCCACCCAACCGATGCCTTACCTCTTCACCACCGTCACAAACTGACGAATCGCGCCCAAATGATAGGCGGTGTGAACCAGGGCGCCGAGAGCATAATGGATGTTTTTCCCCTCGCTCCAGTTCGGGATTGCCTTTATCAGCTCAAGCAAACGGTCGCGTGAGTCGCGGAGGCCCTTGATCATGGCCTTCCATTCCGTCTCATTCACTTCCTTGAGCCGCCAGGCGATAGTCCAGTCGACCTTCTCTTCCGGTGTTCCTCTCATGGCTTTCTCGATAACATCGAGAGAAAACCGGGTGTGTACAACGTGAGCCACAATGGTCGAGCCGCCAGGCGTGAGCGGCCGTGACGCCTGCTCGGCATTTACCCCCGAGAGCGTTTCAAAGAACGAAGTTC contains:
- a CDS encoding DinB family protein, with the translated sequence MSDNKTEALFKETLLALFDETFDGVRTVYLDKGTSFFETLSGVNAEQASRPLTPGGSTIVAHVVHTRFSLDVIEKAMRGTPEEKVDWTIAWRLKEVNETEWKAMIKGLRDSRDRLLELIKAIPNWSEGKNIHYALGALVHTAYHLGAIRQFVTVVKR